The Daucus carota subsp. sativus chromosome 2, DH1 v3.0, whole genome shotgun sequence genome includes a window with the following:
- the LOC108207241 gene encoding disease resistance protein RPV1: MFIAENTPSISREALPCDASVDVYPIFMAVTYWKNLRLFRVSQTPTSSVSTSIPTRWDVFLSFRGSDTRYKFTNHLYSALDRHGIRTFMDDPELRTGEVMLVVPVYYNIDPSDVRHQTGSFKHAFVKHQSRSGADIDKVKKWRFTPANVATFSGKTMSAKRSEADIVNEIVDIIHNEIGSDNLYVAKYPVGLDSRVKEITALFSSPPQGVTRIGIYGMGGVGKTTLAKALYNQLLLGSFTGICFLANVREVSGTFRGLESLQQKLINNVLKSKKKFEVPDVEEGIKFIRERLCSAKVLLLIDDIDNPRQYESFIGSFASGSVVITTTRDQEILEKIEVEPKFQYRVNELDDAESLTLFTRYAFGSAKSNDTLMALSKVILHLAGGLPLALIVFGAYLSTQSLLGWKSYIEKLQRNPDNTIQQNLIVSLDTLERDDPKLKKMFLDIACFFIGRKKEVVVTIMETYYSYVDHNIDILRKRCLLTTNDDGELRMHDLLRDMGREVARNNSPDEPGKHSRLWISKDIRDVLKNDKGTEAIEGIIHDNKFESYYAVWKESLNVETFKRMRNLRFLQLSCVHLTGSFEGALEDLRWFCWDLCPLERLPRGFHPEKLVILELTSCSIKMWEIEMVFENLKSLDLSYSMDLSSTPDFRKLPFLETLRLVACKSLKEVHISIGSLKRLVSLNLCNCVNLRSLQDSICNLRALKSLNISGCSSLEALPAELGNIKSLNELNAERLSVTNLPDSIGCLDKLVELRLSYNMNLDTLPDNICNLRLLGVLHISDCSRMKAFPLEFGKLESLKKLNAMELNISILPNSLGNLRQLVYLNIHSNYDVETLPDSICNLRALEVLKVGQCFCLKELPEGLGYLESLTRLDAQSLEISEIPSSIGSLSNLVVLILSCNTNLKTLPDTLCTLRSLEILDISKCEKLETLPDHLFKNTRLRQINARHSTMLRKFPGISQLSNLKHLDLTGCCNLLSIAELPPNLKVIRANGCKSLKSLPDLSNLKQLKRLNLRNCSALTEIQGLEELTSLKVLHLTGCDSSLLACIFTRHFFQIYAEFGHEIRIYTGEFPEWISPSSSSEEPTVSLDLWPDGMHQTNTDTEEFLDCISESCCSGESRGSSDLLPDVSHDFLGMHESSTDTEEYSDGFNDSSESCYSEESMVLSYNLISHNMRGLDESNSHTEEFPDWIGESSSLNEADIYSDLPPNLSHSFLGMILFFVPFQTYTLTYNAKNSSSDFLWESKSFDGSPELVMVIVPRSMFTVRDGDGIELTSETVEIYGIHLLYKPENHLESD; this comes from the exons ATGTTTATAGCTGAGAACACTCCCAGCATTTCTCGTGAGGCTTTGCCGTGTGATGCTTCGGTGGATGTTTATCCGATCTTCATGGCCGTGACGTACTGGAAAAATCTTAGACTTTTTAG AGTTTCGCAAACACCAACATCTTCTGTTTCAACGTCAATTCCTACTCGTTGGGATGTTTTCCTGAGCTTCCGCGGTTCAGACACTCGATACAAGTTTACCAACCATTTGTACTCTGCCCTGGATCGTCATGGAATTCGAACATTTATGGATGATCCTGAGCTACGCACAGGAGAAGTCAT GTTGGTGGTTCCTGTGTATTACAACATCGATCCTTCAGATGTGCGACACCAGACAGGAAGTTTTAAACATGCTTTTGTAAAACATCAAAGTCGTTCGGGAGCTGATATAGACAAAGTGAAGAAGTGGCGCTTTACACCAGCAAATGTTGCTACCTTTTCAGGAAAAACCATGTCAGCCAAAAG ATCTGAGGCTGATATTGTAAATGAAATCGTTGATATCATTCACAATGAAATAGGTTCAGACAATTTATATGTTGCCAAATATCCAGTTGGGTTAGATTCTCGTGTTAAAGAGATAACAGCATTGTTTAGTAGCCCTCCACAAGGTGTCACTAGGATTGGCATATATGGTATGGGTGGAGTGGGTAAAACAACTCTTGCGAAAGCTCTTTATAATCAACTCTTGCTAGGAAGCTTTACAGGTATCTGCTTTCTTGCAAATGTTAGGGAGGTTTCAGGAACATTCAGAGGCCTAGAATCTTTGCAACAGAAACTTATTAACAATGTTCTTAAAAGTAAGAAAAAATTTGAGGTTCCCGATGTTGAAGAAGGAATTAAGTTTATCAGAGAGAGGCTTTGTTCAGCAAAAGTTTTACTTCTTATTGATGATATAGACAACCCTAGACAATACGAATCCTTCATAGGATCATTTGCTTCTGGGAGTGTAGTTATTACAACTACAAGGGATCAGGAGATACTGGAGAAAATTGAGGTTGAACCCAAATTTCAGTATAGGGTAAATGAGTTGGATGATGCCGAGTCCCTGACATTGTTCACCCGATATGCATTTGGAAGTGCTAAATCGAACGATACTTTAATGGCATTGTCTAAAGTGATTTTACATCTTGCTGGTGGTCTTCCACTAGCTCTGATAGTTTTTGGCGCATATTTGTCCACACAATCTTTGCTAGGATGGAAATCTTATATTGAGAAACTGCAGCGAAATCCTGACAACACTATTCAACAAAATCTTATTGTTAGTTTGGATACCTTAGAACGGGATGATCCTAAGCTGAAGAAAATGTTTCTTGATATTGCCTGCTTTTTCATTGGGAGGAAGAAAGAAGTGGTGGTTACAATAATGGAAACTTATTATTCTTATGTGGATcataatattgatattttaaGGAAAAGATGTTTACTAACAACCAATGATGATGGTGAGTTGAGAATGCATGACCTGCTTCGAGACATGGGAAGGGAAGTTGCACGCAACAACTCTCCTGATGAACCAGGAAAACATAGTAGACTATGGATATCGAAAGATATACGTGATGTGTTAAAGAATGACAAg GGGACAGAAGCAATTGAAGGCATCATCCATGATAACAAGTTCGAGTCGTACTATGCAGTTTGGAAAGAATCGTTAAATGTCGAAACATTCAAAAGAatgagaaatttgagatttcTTCAACTCAGCTGTGTACATCTCACTGGAAGCTTTGAAGGTGCATTGGAAGATTTGAGGTGGTTCTGTTGGGATCTTTGTCCGTTAGAGCGTTTACCTCGCGGATTTCACCCGGAAAAACTTGTTATCCTTGAGTTGACTAGCTGCAGTATCAAGATGTGGGAGATTGAAATG GTCTTTGAAAATTTGAAGTCTCTAGACCTGTCGTATTCTATGGATTTAAGTTCCACTCCAGACTTCAGAAAGTTGCCGTttcttgaaactttgagacTTGTCGCCTGTAAAAGCTTAAAGGAAGtccatatatccattggaaGTCTGAAGAGGCTCGTTTCCCTAAATTTGTGCAACTGTGTAAACCTAAGAAGCCTTCAAGACAGTATTTGCAACTTGAGAGCCCTCAAAAGTCTAAATATATCAGGTTGCAGTAGTTTGGAAGCATTGCCTGCAGAGTTGGGGAACATTAAATCCCTAAATGAGCTTAATGCGGAGAGACTAAGTGTTACAAATTTACCTGATTCGATTGGATGCCTTGACAAGCTTGTTGAGCTGAGATTAAGTTATAACATGAACCTTGATACTCTTCCAGACAACATATGCAACTTGAGATTGTTGGGAGTTTTACATATTTCTGATTGCAGTAGAATGAAAGCATTCCCCTTAGAATTCGGGAAACTTGAATCCCTCAAGAAGCTCAATGCTATGGAACTAAATATTTCCATATTACCGAATTCACTTGGAAATCTTAGACAGCTTGTTTACCTAAATATACATTCTAATTATGACGTTGAAACTCTTCCGGACTCCATTTGCAACTTGAGAGCATTGGAGGTTCTAAAAGTTGGTCAGTGCTTTTGTCTGAAAGAATTGCCTGAAGGATTGGGTTATCTGGAATCACTAACGAGGCTGGATGCTCAGAGTTTAGAAATTTCAGAGATACCAAGTTCAATCGGGAGCCTTAGTAATCTTGTCGTGTTGATTTTAAGTTGTAACACGAATCTTAAAACTCTTCCAGACACCCTTTGCACCCTGAGATCACTGGAAATTCTGGACATTTCTAAATGTGAAAAATTAGAAACGTTACCGGATCATTTATTCAAGAACACACGGCTGAGGCAAATAAATGCAAGGCATTCTACTATGTTAAGAAAGTTTCCAGGAATTAGTCAGCTCTCCAATCTAAAACATCTTGATCTTACCGGTTGTTGTAATCTGTTGTCTATTGCAGAGCTCCCCCCTAATCTGAAAGTCATTCGGGCAAATGGTTGTAAGTCACTGAAAAGCTTACCAGATCTATCCAATTTGAAACAGCTGAAGAGGTTGAACCTTAGAAATTGTAGTGCTCTGACAGAAATCCAAGGCTTGGAAGAACTCACTTCTTTAAAAGTACTTCACTTGACAGGTTGCGACTCATCTCTTCTGGCATGCATTTTCACAAGACATTTTTTTCAG ATCTATGCTGAGTTTGGACATGAAATTAGAATATACACAGGGGAGTTTCCAGAATGGATTAGTCCATCAAGTAGTTCTGAAGAGCCAACAGTGTCCTTAGATCTGTGGCCAGAT GGAATGCATCAGACTAACACTGACACTGAGGAGTTTCTGGATTGCATTAGTGAATCATGTTGCTCAGGAGAGTCAAGAGGGTCCTCAGATTTACTGCCAGATGTGTCACATGATTTCTTGGGAATGCATGAAAGTAGCACCGACACAGAGGAGTATTCTGATGGCTTTAACGACTCTTCTGAATCATGTTATTCAGAAGAGTCGATGGTACTTTCATATAATTTGATTTCACACAATATGCGGGGGCTGGACGAATCTAACAGTCACACAGAGGAGTTCCCGGATTGGATTGGTGAATCAAGTTCTTTAAACGAGGCCGATATATACTCAGATTTACCACCAAATCTGTCGCACAGTTTCTTGGGGATGATTCTTTTCTTTGTACCATTTCAGACTTATACCTTGACATACAATGCTAAGAATAGCAGCAGTGATTTTTTATGGGAGAGCAAATCTTTTGATGGCTCCCCTGAATTAGTAATGGTGATAGTACCAAGATCAATGTTCACAGTCAGAGATGGTGATGGAATCGAATTAACATCAGAAACTGTAGAAATCTATGGAATTCATCTGTTGTACAAACCCGAGAATCATTTGGAAAGTGACTAG